One genomic segment of Coffea arabica cultivar ET-39 chromosome 6e, Coffea Arabica ET-39 HiFi, whole genome shotgun sequence includes these proteins:
- the LOC113697147 gene encoding 5'-adenylylsulfate reductase-like 5 isoform X2, with protein MNLFLAFEEMNGDSRERALSSKSGNTYTAVLFYASWCPFSQDALSAFEVLGSLYPEIDHLAVEQSSTVPSLFSRYGIHSLPAIIIVSQKSRTRFRGSKDLDSLIKFYKKTTGHEPVQYIAVDQSGNSGSGGKSMVVSRCGSSAKETLTREPYLFFSVLFLSLRVMVYVCPKFLFHSRNLWVSFRPHLNLEIFGGTSEILGMTDFKRVWTKIRLCNHRNFHLGASNARVFASSFASVSLGETSLSKL; from the exons ATGAATGGAGACTCCCGCGAGAGAGCCCTAAGTTCCAAATCAGGGAACACATATACTGCTGTGCTTTTCTATGCCTCCTGGTGTCCATTTTCACAGGATGCCCTTTCAGCCTTTGAAGTCTTGGGTTCCTtgtatcctgaaattgatcatTTAGCCGTTGAACAATCTTCAACCGTGCCAAG CTTGTTTTCAAGATATGGCATACATAGCTTACCAGCTATAATAATTGTGAGCCAAAAGTCCAGGACCCGTTTTCGAGGTTCTAAAGATCTAGACTCCCTTATCAAATTTTACAAGAAAACCACTG GACATGAACCAGTTCAATACATTGCTGTGGATCAGTCTGGCAATTCAGGAAGTGGTGGAAAGTCCATGGTGGTATCGCGATGTGGGTCATCTGCAAAGGAAACGTTGACAAGAGAGCCCTACTTATTTTTCTCTGTGTTATTCCTTTCTTTACGAGTGATGGTGTACGTGTgcccaaaatttctttttcattcaagAAATCTCTGGGTATCTTTCCGCCCCcatttgaatttggaaatttttggaGGGACAAGCGAAATCTTAGGGATGACTGATTTCAAGAGAGTTTGGACCAAGATTAGATTGTGTAATCACAGGAATTTCCACCTGGGTGCAAGCAATGCAAGAGTGTTCGCTTCGTCTTTCGCTTCCGTCTCCTTGGGTGAAACTTCGCTATCTAAATTGTGA
- the LOC113697146 gene encoding uncharacterized protein encodes MEGLEEWEVLPDDGFLEIHDDDGKKIFSRKYATTASENVFKNYFICPSPKSSKFVETTAETAARVPNQLVPIPIQLEPALKNQIPEVDDQGLKQVIKAPFDTSIRSPKILTGEADQDLVSQVFFKKMKETELFADMKLDSPKSNNNSSSSHTARGIKPQIDAGAFQFEEKADAYKAAGEALETTKISSPRQKIDPEGKMIKMDDADNQKEVKWEENHGGLNILKWSLTGIGAICSFGVATVCILVFGGVRKNKQQQQQQQNQKLQFHIYTEDKRLKRVVHHATKLNEAISAVRGVPITRARITVGGYYDGL; translated from the exons atggaGGGTCTTGAAGAGTGGGAAGTCCTCCCTGATGATGGATTTCTTGAAATCCATGATGATGATGGGAAGAAgattttctcaagaaaatatgcAACCACTGCCTCTGAGAATGTTTTCAAGAATTACTTCATATGCCCATCtccaaaatcatcaaaatttgtCGAAACTACTGCAGAGACGGCAGCCAGAGTGCCTAATCAGCTCGTGCCAATCCCAATTCAGCTGGAGCCAGCACTTAAGAATCAGATCCCCGAAGTTGACGATCAAGGGCTGAAACAAGTGATTAAGGCCCCATTTGACACATCCATCAGAAGTCCCAAGATATTAACAGGGGAAGCTGATCAGGATCTAGTCTCGCAggttttcttcaagaaaatgaaggaaactGAATTATTTGCCGACATGAAACTGGACTCGCCCAAGTCCAACaacaacagcagcagcagccaCACCGCTAGGGGGATCAAGCCTCAAATTGACGCGGGTGCTTTTCAGTTTGAGGAGAAAGCAGACGCTTATAAAGCTGCTGGTGAGGCTCTGGAAACAACCAAGATTTCCTCGCCAAGACAGAAAATTGATCCAGAAGGAAAGATGATCAAGATGGATGACGCTGACAATCAAAAAGAGGTTAAGTGGGAAGAGAATCATGGTGGGCTGAATATACTGAAGTGGAGCTTAACTGGAATAGGTGCTATTTGTTCTTTTGGTGTTGCCACAGTTTGCATCCTTGTATTCGGAGGTGTCCGAAAGAataagcagcagcagcagcaacaacagAATCAGAAGCTTCAATTCCACATTTACACTGAAGACAAG AGGTTGAAGCGAGTGGTTCACCATGCAACCAAGTTGAATGAAGCAATTTCAGCAGTAAGAGGCGTTCCCATCACCAGAGCTCGTATCACAGTTGGTGGCTATTACGATGGCCTCTAG